One Methylomarinovum tepidoasis DNA window includes the following coding sequences:
- the sucD gene encoding succinate--CoA ligase subunit alpha: protein MSVFVNKASKVIFQGFTGQHATFHAEEAIRTGTNVVGGVTPGKGGATHLDRPVFDTVAEAVEATGADVSAIFVPPAFAADAIMEAIDAGIRVAVVIADGIPVQDMVRVQRYRAGRDTLVIGPNTPGIITPGECKVGIMPAHIYRPGRIGVVSRSGTLNYEAVEQMTALGLGQSTSVGIGGDPVNGTDFVTVLKAFEADPDTDAVVMIGEIGGPQEVAAARWARENMTKPIVGFVAGISAPPGRRMGHAGAIISGADDTAKAKMDAMEELGLYVARNPAHIGETVMRALKENGLA from the coding sequence ATGAGTGTGTTCGTCAACAAAGCTTCCAAGGTCATTTTCCAGGGTTTTACCGGCCAGCACGCCACCTTCCACGCCGAGGAGGCGATCAGGACCGGCACCAACGTGGTCGGCGGCGTCACGCCGGGCAAGGGCGGCGCCACCCACCTGGACCGGCCGGTGTTCGACACCGTGGCCGAGGCGGTGGAGGCCACCGGCGCCGACGTGTCGGCCATCTTCGTTCCTCCCGCTTTCGCCGCCGACGCCATCATGGAGGCCATCGACGCCGGCATCCGGGTGGCGGTGGTGATCGCCGACGGCATCCCGGTGCAGGACATGGTGCGGGTGCAGCGCTACCGCGCCGGCCGCGACACCCTGGTCATCGGTCCCAACACCCCGGGCATCATCACCCCCGGCGAGTGCAAGGTGGGAATCATGCCGGCCCACATCTATCGTCCGGGCCGCATCGGTGTGGTATCGCGTTCCGGCACCCTCAACTACGAGGCGGTGGAACAGATGACCGCCCTGGGGCTGGGGCAGTCCACCTCGGTGGGCATCGGCGGCGATCCCGTCAACGGCACCGACTTCGTCACCGTACTCAAGGCCTTCGAGGCGGATCCGGACACCGACGCCGTGGTGATGATCGGCGAGATCGGCGGCCCCCAGGAAGTGGCCGCCGCCCGCTGGGCCAGGGAGAACATGACAAAGCCCATCGTCGGCTTCGTCGCCGGCATTTCCGCCCCGCCGGGACGGCGCATGGGGCATGCCGGCGCCATCATCTCCGGCGCGGACGATACCGCCAAGGCCAAGATGGACGCGATGGAAGAACTGGGTCTGTACGTGGCCAGAAATCCGGCTCACATCGGTGAAACCGTGATGCGGGCTCTGAAGGAAAACGGACTGGCCTGA
- the fae gene encoding formaldehyde-activating enzyme produces MAKINKLRVGESLKGEGNEVAHIDLIIGPRGSAAETAFANCLTNNKSGHSALLAVVAPNLMCKPATVMFNKVTIKNGKQATQMFGPAQRGVAMAVTECLEDGTIPMDEADDLFICVGVFIHWLAEDDAKIQDYNYEATKEAIKRAVAGEPTPKEVVEKAKEVHHPFAAHD; encoded by the coding sequence ATGGCAAAAATAAACAAACTGCGCGTGGGCGAATCCCTGAAGGGCGAGGGCAACGAAGTCGCACACATCGATTTGATCATCGGTCCCAGAGGTTCGGCGGCGGAAACCGCGTTCGCTAACTGCCTGACCAACAACAAGTCCGGTCACAGTGCCCTGCTGGCGGTGGTGGCCCCCAACCTGATGTGCAAGCCGGCTACGGTGATGTTCAACAAGGTCACCATCAAGAATGGCAAGCAGGCTACCCAAATGTTCGGGCCGGCCCAGCGCGGCGTCGCCATGGCGGTGACCGAGTGTCTGGAGGATGGCACCATCCCCATGGACGAGGCCGACGATCTGTTCATCTGCGTCGGTGTTTTCATCCACTGGCTGGCCGAGGATGACGCCAAGATCCAGGATTACAACTACGAGGCGACCAAGGAAGCGATCAAGCGTGCAGTGGCCGGAGAACCTACGCCCAAGGAAGTGGTGGAAAAGGCCAAGGAAGTGCACCATCCGTTCGCGGCTCACGACTGA
- a CDS encoding triphosphoribosyl-dephospho-CoA synthase, whose protein sequence is MASVLEVCYREACRLDVEAFKPGNVSVYAEGHGMGVVHFLRSAEVSAPWLCRFDLSLGERIYRAMRATLDAVGCNTNLGIVLLAAPLLAAASQSGDGNLRDALRRVLMATTREDAAWVYRAIREVEPGGLGRVAEGDVREEPRMTLREAMALAKNHDRVAFNYTFYYEDIYTLGIPGYHNGVYRWGDERWATVLVFTTLLRRIPDTHVERKFGKRFTGMIQAEMSRLESLLLETDAPETLEPAIRAIDARFKREGINPGTTADLTVATLLAVRLEQWLSSHRSEAGRVRGA, encoded by the coding sequence ATGGCTTCGGTGCTGGAAGTCTGTTACCGGGAAGCCTGCCGCCTTGATGTCGAGGCTTTCAAGCCCGGCAATGTCAGCGTCTATGCCGAGGGGCATGGCATGGGCGTCGTCCACTTCCTCCGCAGCGCCGAGGTCAGCGCCCCCTGGCTGTGCCGTTTTGATCTATCCTTGGGGGAGCGCATCTACCGGGCGATGCGGGCGACCCTCGACGCCGTCGGCTGCAATACCAATCTGGGGATCGTATTGCTGGCGGCGCCGCTGTTGGCGGCCGCCTCGCAGTCCGGTGACGGGAATCTGCGGGATGCCTTGCGCCGGGTGCTGATGGCGACCACCCGCGAGGACGCCGCCTGGGTGTATCGGGCGATCCGCGAGGTCGAACCCGGCGGTCTGGGCCGGGTGGCAGAAGGGGACGTGCGCGAAGAACCGAGGATGACCCTCCGGGAAGCGATGGCGTTGGCGAAAAACCACGATCGCGTTGCTTTTAACTATACTTTTTATTACGAAGATATTTATACGCTGGGGATTCCTGGGTATCATAATGGGGTTTATCGATGGGGGGATGAGCGTTGGGCGACCGTGCTGGTCTTTACGACTTTGTTGCGGCGCATTCCCGACACCCATGTCGAACGTAAGTTCGGTAAACGGTTCACAGGGATGATCCAGGCGGAAATGTCGCGTTTGGAGTCTTTGTTGCTCGAAACCGACGCGCCCGAAACGCTTGAGCCGGCGATCCGTGCGATCGACGCGCGTTTCAAGCGGGAAGGGATCAATCCGGGCACCACGGCCGATCTGACGGTCGCTACCTTGTTGGCCGTGCGCTTGGAGCAATGGCTGTCTTCGCACAGGTCGGAGGCAGGGCGGGTGCGGGGAGCCTGA
- a CDS encoding hydantoinase/oxoprolinase family protein, with amino-acid sequence MTDFVGWDLGGAHVKTALVREGRLVRIWQRPCPLWRGLEQLDQAMEPILAQLPPNSRHGLTMTGEMVDRFANRSQGVMALLARFASRVTGAVRIFAGTEFIPLSFITQKTTKNIASTNWRLPGLWLARRRQTELFIDIGSTTTDLLPLEAGRLLCRGEDDYGRLCAGELRYTGSVRTPLMALADEILFRGERVGMMAEHFATTADVYRLLGQLPSYADQAETADGGPKTAEASARRLARMIGLDAEDANMGEWQALARAFRERHWQQLTWDCLRQLGRLSKPAQSLIGAGVGRFLLPEVARRLGIAYRDFSELVPAATTTVFDPADCAPAAALALLLAADDDKMTS; translated from the coding sequence ATGACGGATTTCGTCGGCTGGGATCTGGGTGGCGCTCATGTGAAGACGGCGCTGGTGCGCGAGGGGCGGCTGGTGCGGATCTGGCAGCGGCCTTGTCCCCTGTGGCGCGGTTTGGAGCAGCTCGACCAGGCCATGGAACCTATCCTGGCGCAATTGCCTCCGAATTCCCGCCACGGCCTGACCATGACCGGAGAAATGGTGGATCGCTTCGCCAACCGCAGCCAGGGGGTGATGGCCCTGCTGGCGCGCTTCGCCTCTCGGGTGACAGGAGCGGTTAGGATATTTGCCGGCACTGAATTTATACCGTTATCTTTTATTACTCAAAAAACCACAAAAAACATCGCCTCCACAAACTGGCGCCTACCGGGATTATGGTTAGCCAGACGACGCCAGACGGAGTTGTTCATCGATATCGGCAGCACCACCACCGACCTGTTGCCCCTGGAAGCGGGACGATTGCTGTGTCGGGGGGAGGACGACTATGGCCGCCTGTGTGCCGGTGAACTTCGTTACACCGGGAGCGTGCGGACACCATTGATGGCGCTGGCGGACGAAATCCTTTTTCGCGGTGAAAGGGTGGGGATGATGGCAGAACACTTCGCCACCACTGCTGACGTCTACCGCCTGCTAGGGCAACTGCCTTCGTACGCCGATCAAGCCGAAACCGCCGACGGAGGACCGAAGACGGCCGAGGCCAGCGCCCGGCGCCTGGCGCGGATGATCGGTCTGGACGCCGAGGATGCGAACATGGGGGAATGGCAGGCACTGGCGCGGGCCTTCCGGGAGCGCCACTGGCAACAGCTGACCTGGGATTGCCTGCGTCAGCTCGGGCGTCTTTCCAAGCCGGCGCAATCCCTGATCGGCGCCGGGGTCGGCCGTTTCCTGCTTCCGGAGGTGGCCCGCCGTCTCGGAATTGCCTATCGGGATTTTTCCGAGCTGGTTCCGGCGGCGACGACGACGGTTTTCGATCCGGCCGACTGCGCCCCGGCCGCGGCCCTGGCCCTGCTGCTGGCGGCCGATGATGATAAGATGACAAGCTGA
- a CDS encoding ATP-grasp domain-containing protein — translation MAILLFEYVTGGGMAAEPLPAGLVAEAECMLTALRRELAAERVLLLRDARLPLTCCGTNETVIPVASEAEFAAAWVQGLDAADYVWPLAPETGGILADLSRRIQVAGKVLLGSRPDAVRLCGDKYATFRRLREQSIACVPTRRHDEVDAGLPPPWVVKPADGVGCEGVRLVTGKDDLGPGLVQPYLQGKHLSLSAVFAAGKGVCLSVNRQRIGIEAGFFHLRGCEVNVLPVSEWQDPVARIAAAVPGLWGYAGVDLIVTAEGPVVVEINPRLTLSYAGLGEALGETVAPKVLALARGQTDIDDIARWRRRLGRGRPVEVRT, via the coding sequence ATGGCCATTCTCCTGTTCGAATATGTTACCGGGGGCGGCATGGCGGCGGAACCGCTGCCTGCCGGCCTGGTGGCCGAGGCCGAGTGCATGTTGACGGCTTTGCGCCGCGAATTGGCGGCGGAACGGGTTTTACTGCTGCGCGATGCCCGTCTTCCCTTGACCTGTTGCGGCACCAACGAAACCGTCATTCCGGTGGCCAGTGAGGCGGAATTTGCGGCCGCCTGGGTGCAGGGCCTGGATGCGGCGGATTATGTCTGGCCACTGGCGCCGGAAACCGGTGGAATCCTGGCGGATTTGAGCCGCCGGATTCAGGTAGCCGGCAAGGTGCTGCTGGGAAGCCGCCCGGATGCGGTTCGCCTGTGTGGGGACAAGTATGCGACTTTCCGGCGACTTCGGGAACAGTCGATTGCCTGCGTGCCGACCCGGCGTCACGATGAAGTCGATGCCGGTTTGCCGCCTCCCTGGGTGGTCAAGCCCGCCGACGGCGTCGGTTGCGAAGGGGTGCGCCTGGTGACCGGGAAGGATGACCTCGGCCCGGGATTGGTGCAGCCCTATCTGCAGGGGAAGCATCTCAGCCTCAGCGCTGTCTTCGCCGCAGGAAAAGGGGTGTGTCTGAGCGTCAACCGCCAACGGATCGGAATCGAAGCGGGATTTTTCCATTTGCGAGGCTGTGAAGTCAACGTGCTGCCGGTGTCGGAATGGCAAGATCCGGTCGCCCGGATCGCCGCCGCCGTGCCGGGGCTTTGGGGGTATGCAGGCGTCGATCTGATCGTAACGGCCGAAGGTCCGGTGGTGGTCGAGATCAATCCGCGCCTGACCCTGTCCTATGCAGGGCTGGGGGAGGCGCTGGGGGAGACGGTGGCACCGAAGGTTCTGGCCCTGGCGCGGGGACAAACCGATATAGACGACATCGCCCGCTGGCGTCGCCGGTTGGGCCGGGGGCGGCCTGTGGAGGTCAGGACATGA
- the pabB gene encoding aminodeoxychorismate synthase component I, which yields MHIKALGYRPDTATLFSHWAQKPWAVFLDSGYPFIQQGRYDIFAADPRVTLVTRGKMTEIRTPEGVRLAPDDPFALLREHLGERRDNPAGLPFCGGAIGYFAYDLAWRLERLPRSARALNPLPEMAVGIYDWAVVVDHQQQQAFLVCRDCSLWPALQAQIRALWRRPAIPGGDFQLAAPVVSHLDRKAYLAAFERIQHYIREGDCYQVNFAQRFSAPASGDPWTVYRELRAANPAPFGAFLRLPQGAVLSSSPERFLQVRDGRVETKPIKGTRPRCLNPEEDLYQAQALRESPKDRAENLMIVDLLRNDLGKSCQPGSVKVPKLFEVESFATVHHLVSTVIGQLREDRHALDLLRGCFPGGSITGAPKLRAMEIIEELEGIRRGVYCGAIGYVGYDGAMDTNIVIRTLVHTQGEIHFWAGGGIVADSKGPQEYQESFDKAAALIQVLSRFRASRDRVGG from the coding sequence ATGCACATCAAAGCGCTTGGCTACCGCCCTGACACCGCGACCCTGTTTTCCCACTGGGCCCAGAAACCCTGGGCTGTTTTCCTCGACAGCGGCTATCCCTTCATTCAGCAGGGCCGTTACGACATTTTCGCTGCTGACCCGCGCGTGACCCTGGTCACCCGTGGGAAGATGACCGAGATTCGTACCCCGGAAGGCGTACGCTTGGCGCCGGACGATCCCTTCGCGCTGCTCCGGGAGCACCTGGGCGAGCGGCGCGACAACCCGGCCGGACTGCCGTTCTGTGGTGGTGCGATCGGTTATTTCGCCTACGATCTGGCCTGGCGCCTGGAGCGTCTGCCACGCTCGGCCAGGGCCTTGAATCCGCTGCCGGAGATGGCGGTGGGAATCTACGACTGGGCGGTGGTGGTCGACCATCAGCAACAGCAGGCGTTTCTGGTTTGCCGTGACTGCAGTCTGTGGCCGGCGCTGCAGGCGCAGATCCGGGCGTTGTGGCGGCGGCCGGCGATCCCCGGCGGCGATTTCCAGCTTGCCGCGCCGGTGGTTTCCCATCTCGACCGCAAGGCTTACCTGGCCGCCTTCGAACGCATCCAGCATTACATCCGCGAAGGGGACTGCTACCAGGTCAATTTCGCCCAGCGCTTCAGCGCTCCGGCCAGCGGCGATCCCTGGACGGTGTATCGGGAGCTGCGCGCAGCCAATCCGGCGCCTTTCGGCGCTTTTTTGCGCCTGCCTCAGGGGGCGGTGCTCAGTTCCTCTCCGGAGCGCTTCCTGCAGGTCCGGGATGGCCGGGTGGAGACCAAACCGATCAAAGGGACCCGCCCCCGCTGCCTCAATCCGGAGGAGGATCTCTATCAGGCCCAGGCGCTGCGGGAAAGCCCCAAGGACCGGGCGGAAAACCTGATGATCGTCGATCTTTTGCGCAACGATCTGGGGAAAAGCTGCCAGCCGGGTTCGGTGAAGGTGCCGAAGCTGTTCGAGGTGGAAAGTTTCGCCACGGTCCATCACCTGGTCAGTACGGTGATCGGCCAGCTACGCGAAGACCGTCATGCCCTGGACCTACTGCGAGGCTGTTTTCCCGGCGGATCGATCACCGGTGCGCCGAAGCTCCGGGCGATGGAGATCATCGAGGAGCTGGAGGGCATCCGCCGCGGCGTTTACTGCGGTGCCATCGGATACGTCGGTTACGACGGGGCGATGGACACCAACATCGTCATCCGCACCCTGGTGCACACCCAGGGGGAGATCCATTTCTGGGCCGGGGGCGGCATCGTCGCCGATTCCAAAGGACCTCAGGAATACCAGGAGAGTTTCGACAAGGCCGCCGCGCTGATTCAAGTTCTATCCCGTTTCCGTGCCTCCCGCGACCGTGTGGGTGGTTAA
- a CDS encoding HisA/HisF-related TIM barrel protein, translating to MKLIPVLDLLGGKAVLGQQGKRQCYRPVRSPLCRNGDPLELVSGYLACCRFDTLYVADLDRILQQGDNGIIIDAIQRRHPNLTLWIDAGWPPARPVPGILPVVGSETLPPDAEDEAAGWRHDWILSLDFDAYGFRGPDWLLRQSECWPSRIILMSLPQVGSGQGPDWARLERFRRRFPQIRWIAAGGVRHQRDLDRLAAMGIHAVLVATALHQGALPRMTKAAIAGDDGS from the coding sequence ATGAAACTGATTCCCGTCCTCGACCTACTCGGCGGCAAGGCCGTCCTGGGCCAGCAGGGAAAGCGCCAGTGCTACCGGCCGGTCCGCTCCCCTCTGTGCCGGAACGGCGATCCCTTGGAACTGGTCAGCGGCTATCTGGCCTGCTGCCGCTTCGATACACTGTATGTCGCGGATCTGGACCGGATTCTTCAGCAAGGAGATAACGGTATAATTATCGACGCCATTCAACGGCGTCACCCCAACCTCACCCTCTGGATCGATGCCGGCTGGCCGCCAGCCCGGCCAGTCCCCGGCATCCTGCCGGTGGTCGGCAGCGAAACCCTGCCGCCGGACGCCGAAGACGAAGCGGCGGGCTGGCGCCACGACTGGATCCTGTCCCTGGATTTCGACGCCTACGGTTTCCGGGGGCCGGACTGGCTGCTCCGCCAATCGGAATGCTGGCCTTCCCGGATCATCCTCATGAGCCTGCCCCAGGTGGGCAGCGGCCAGGGACCGGACTGGGCGCGCCTGGAACGTTTCCGCCGCCGTTTTCCGCAAATCCGCTGGATCGCCGCCGGCGGCGTCCGTCATCAGAGGGATCTGGACCGGCTGGCGGCAATGGGCATCCACGCAGTGCTGGTCGCCACCGCGCTCCACCAGGGCGCCCTGCCAAGAATGACAAAAGCCGCCATCGCGGGCGATGACGGCTCCTGA